The sequence GACACGGCCAGCCGGTGGCTCTCGGCGTGCAGATCCAGTGCCGTCTCCAGCTGCCCCTGGACGCGTGCGGTGACGGCGAGGCCGCGCAGGGCGGCGCTCTTGCCGTAGGGATCGCCGAGTTCCTCGGAACCGGACAGGGCCTTGCGAAGGGCCGCGATATGTCCCTGGAGAGCCGGCTTTCGTGTGCTCGGGAGGCTCCTCGCCCCACAAGAGCTCGCAGAACCGCTCCACGGGGACGACTTTGCCGAGCTCCAGCGCGAGCCGCGCGAGCACGGCCTTGCGTTGCGGACCCGCTACGGCGACCGGACCCGCTACGGCGACCGGACCCGCTACGGCGACCGTGCGCCCCGCGTCGTCGCGAAGCTCCGAAGAGCCGAGGAGTGCGACTCGAAGCGGGCTGGTCTCGTTCACACCGATAGTCAGTCTGAGCGCTTCGGCTCAGCGCAAGCCGACCACCCGAGAGGTCCTCTATGTCGGATTACCTCCCTATGTCGCCCCTGGTGACCCGCACCATGAAATCCCGCAGCCACTACGCGATGCGCACATTCCGGCCGATTCTGGAACGGCGCGGACTCCTGCCGCGGTGCGCCTGAATCGCCGCGGAGAAGAACTGTGTTCGCCCTGTTCCTGAAGAATTCATTGATCGTGCTGATGGCCGCGTTCATGGCATTGCTCGTCCTGTCGGGCCGGCAAGCGCCGCGGAGCGGCGGGAGGCAGGACTACTGCACCTCCATGCGCGTCGCGCCGCACAGCCTTTCCGGCCGCCTCGACAGCGGCAGGAATGCCGATCCTCACAGCCTGCCCGTGATCAGGTGGTGCGCGGACAGCCCCCGGCACGGTCGGCCCGGTGAGGCCGGTTCGGTTCAGCGGCTTCACACCTCATCCGAATGATCGAGAGACGGAATGCATACATCTTCCCTGGTGGCGGGCTTAGCGCTGGCCATCACCCTCACCGGCTGCACGGCTTCGCGTCCGCCGGCCGACCGGCCTGGCTGGAACGCCGGCTCCGCGCGGGAATCCGCCGAGAGGGTCGCGTCCCTCTGTGCCGATCCGGCCGGGCGGCCCGGAGCCGGTGAGGACGTTCCGCCGTTCGCTCCGACCGCCGCGACGACGGGCGGTGCGCCCGCCCTGGGCCGGCAGGTACGGACCGTCGAAGGCGACGAAGCGCCCATGCCCGCGCTGCCGGGAGCGTCGGTCCTCGTCTTCTGCGTCTACGGCCCGCCTCCCGTGTCCCCGGTCCCGGTGCCCGCGCCGCCGTCCTGTCCGCCCTGGCTGGTCTCCGACGAGAAGCCGAGGCCGGGGGCCGCCTGGGTCATCGCACCCGACGGCACGCCCAGCTCCGTTCCGTACCCGCGGTCCGGGACCTTTCGCGAGGGGGAGTGCGCCCCCACCGTGGACGACGCCCGGACGCGGCAATGGCTTTGAACCTCCCCGGACGTCCTCGGCGTTGACCGACGGGCGACATCGATTCCGCTGCGGCGGACGACGTGCGGGGACACCCGCGTGAAGCCAGGAACACGGAACAATGATCTTCGGAACAGCCCTGACGATCTTCATCACCGGTGTCGTGGTGGCCGGTCGCAGGACCCGGAAGAAGCGTGCGCCGCGGGGGCAGGACCACGGGACGCGGACGCGGGGAGGCGGCGGCCGGTGGGCTACCTCGTCCACAGGGACGCGGACCTGCTGGCGGGAGGCATCCGTGCCGCCGCGGGTGCGGGCGCACGGGTGATCCTCGTCGCGGTACCGGCGGCGCAGGGCATCCCGGCCCTGAGGCGGGCCGTGGACGACGTGACGCGTACCGGAGCGCTCGTCGTCGCACCGCCGCGATTCGACCAGGAGATGCCGCGGGGCGGCACCCTCTTCCCGGCGGCGTACCCCGAGGTGCTCTCGGTGACCAGCGTCGACCCCGGCGTCCCCGCCGAGGAGGAGCCCGCGCTGCGCGTCGATCTGGCGGCGCCCGGCGACCAGACCGGCCTCGCGACCGGCCGGAGCCCGGCTCCGGCCATCGGCTCGGGTCCCAGCTCGGCGGCCGCGCTCGATGCGGGCGCGGCGGCACTCGTCCTGAGCCACCGCCCCCGACTGGCGCCGGCCCAGCTGTCCGACCGGCTCAAGACGACCGCGCACCCACCGGCCCCCCGGCTGCCGGACAGCCAGATCGGCCACGGCGTGCTGGACCCGCAGGCGGCGATCTCCGCGCGGCCGCCGGACGAACCCGCTCCCTCCAGGTCTGCCGCGCCACGCCCGCACACGGTCACCAAGCCGGCGCCCACGCGTTCATCGGTGGGGGCAGCACCCCGACCGTGGCCGTGGCCCTGGCCGCCGCCGTCGGCGTGAGTGAGAAATGGTGAGATGGGAGAGCGTGCAGGGCGTGAGTGAGACACCGACCAGCGGTGCAGGAACGCCTGCCCGAGCAGCCGACCCGCCGCAGGAAGGCACTCCCCGGTGCGAAATACTCTCCCGATGAGTTCACGCACTTCTCCGATCAGCCAGCCGATCACGATACGGAGGGCAGTCGCGCGGGATGCCAAACGGCTCACGCGGCTCGTGCGTGGCTCAGGCGCCTACGCGGGTAAGTACGCATCCGCAGTGGCGGGCTACCGGGTCGGTCCTGATTACATCGAAGCCCACCGCGCCTTCGTAGCCGTCGGCGCCGACGAGCATGGAGGCCGGGTCATCGGGTTCTACTCGCTCGTCCTCGCTCCACCGGAGCTCGACCTGCTGTTCGTCGCCGACGAAGCGCAAGGACGGGGTATTGGACGGCTGCTTGTCGCGCACATGCAGTCCGAGGCCCGTGCAGCCGGGCTCGACCGTGTCAAGGTCGTGTCGCATCTTCCCGCCGAGGACTTCTACCACCGCGTTGGTGCGGTGCGGACCGGGACCGCGCTCGCGAACCCGCCCGCCGTGCCGTGGGACCGTCCCGAATTCGAGTTTCGCATTCCTTCGGAATGACGCGGTGTGCCGGTTGGCGGGGCACCGGCTTCGCCTGCATGGTGGCCGGCATGCACGATCGAGGTCGGCCGCGTCGAATATGTAGTTTCACACAACCCTGATCTGCGAGACGAAGTGGCCACAGTCCACCGTCAGCGCTGTAGGGGGTGATGCCTTGCCATTGCAGCCATCAGCGCAAGTGGAAGTCGTCACAGCCCTTGCCCCGTGGAGCTTGGCCGGCCGGCGTCGGTGCGGCCCGCGGTGGAGCGGATCGGCGGAGGTCAGGCCGTAGGCCGACTGCAGGTCGCTGGGGCCGCAGCCGGTGGAGGAGTCCGCGGCCGCGTTCGGCCGGACGGTCTGGGGTGCGATGCCCTTCCTCGCCGCCCGCTCTTCCTGGAAGGCGGTGGTGCCGCTGGTGACGCGCAGGGCGTTGCAGGATGCGTAGCCCTTCTTCGGGGCGCCGGCGCACTGCGGCATCTCCAGGCGGAACCGCCGGCCCGCCCAGCGCTACGGCGTGGGGGGCCGCTGCGGGGAGCGGAGTACGAGCAGGGTGATCTCGCTCGGGGCGAAGACGCGGAAGGGCGGGCCCCAGAAGCCGGTGCCACGGCTGGTGTAGAGGAGGGTGCGGGTGCCGTGGCGGCTGAGGCCGGCGAGGGCGGGCTGGTCGATGCGGACCAGGTGGTGGAAGGGCCAGATCTGGCCGCCGTGGGTGTGGCCGGAGAGCTGGAGGTCGACGCCGCCGGCTGCCGCCCGGTCGACGAACTTGGGCTGGTGGGCCAGGAGCAGGACGGGGTGGTCGGGGTCGGCGCCGTGCAGGGCTCCGGCGAGGTGGGCGCCGTGGCCGGCGAGGCCGGAGGACTCGGCCGTGACGTCATCCACGCCGGCGACCACGAGGGTGTCGCCACCGCGTTCGAGCAGCAGATGGCGGTTGCGCAGCGGCTCCCAGCCCAGCTCGTCCATCAGGTCGACCCAGCCCTGGGCCTCGCTGTAGTACTCGTGGTTGCCGGTGACGTAGACCCGGGCCCGGGTGGCCTGCACGGTGCCGAGTGGGGCGGCCTGGGCACGGCGGCGTTCGGCCGTGCCGTCCGCGATGTCGCCGGTGTGGCAGACCAGGTCGGCCTCCAGCGTGTTGACCGTCTCGCAGACCCGCGCCGACCAGCGGGCGCGGTCGAGCGGGCCGTAGTGGGTGTCGGTGATGAGGACGACGCGCGTGCCGTCCAACCCGGCCCCCAGGCGCGGAAGTTGCACGTCCAGGCGGCGTACCCGTGGTACCCGGCGGGCCTCGGCGTACCCCCAGGTGAGCAGCACGGTGGCTGCGCCGAGGACCACCCAGGTGACGATCCGGGCCCGGTCCTGGGCGTCGCCGACGCCGGTCACGGTCAGGGCGAGCCGCAGCGGGACGCCGAGCACGACGGACCAGGTGAACAGGATCCAGCTGGTGCCCAGCAGGGTGTCTCCGACGATCGCCGCCCAGTCCTGCTGGCGTCGGCCGTGGCCGCGCACCATCGCGAGCGGCATACCGATCAGGCCGAGGGCGAACACGGCGGTGCCGGCGAGCGTGACAGGGAGCGGCCAGTGCTGGCCGGTGTGCAGCAGCAGCCAGCCGGGCACGGTCCACAGCAGGACGGGGGCGATCAGGGGGAGGTAGCGCATCAGGCGGTGCAGTCGGCTCTGCTGAGTCGCGTGCGCTGCACTGTCGGCGGATCGGGTTTCGCTGGTGTCGGTCACGCTTCCCCTCCTTGAACAACCAGGCTGCCGTCGCGCGCACTGTATCCGGCCGTCCCGGGCCGGTCGGACGGGCGGGGTGCTCATGGTGGGCAGCCCCATGTGGCGAGGTGGCCTCCGAGTTCGCCCCCGGCTCACGCGGTTGGTGACTCTGTTCCTGACCGGTCACGTACTGCACGAGCGGAGGTCCTTCGCTGTGCGGCTCGGGGTGGGGCGGGAATGGGTCAGGGGCGGATGAGGGCCTTGAGGACCTGGCGGTCGGCCATGGCCCGGTAGGCGACCGGCGTCTGGCCGAGCGTGAAGGTGCGGTCGAAGACCCGGCCGGGGGTGATGGCGCCGTCCAGGACGTCGGGCAGCAGTTGCTCGATGTAGGCGCGGGCGGGGCTGGCGCCACCGGTCAGGGTGATGTTGCGCATGAACGCGGCCGGCCCGATCGGCCCCTGCTCGTACTGCGGGACGCCCAGGCGGCTGATCGTGCCGCCGTCCAGGGCCGCGCCCAGGGCGGTGTCCAGAGCCTGGCGGGTGCCGACGGCCTCGATCACCTTGTCCACGCCGCCGGTCAGCTCACGGATGCGGGCGATGCCTTCCTCTCCGCGTTCGGCGACGATGTCGGTGGCGCCGAACTCGCGGCCCAGGCCAGTGCGCGCCTCGTGGCGGCCCGCGAGCACGATTCGCTCGGCGCCGAGCCGCTTGGCGGCGATCACCGCGCACAGGCCGACCGCACCGTCCCCGATGACCAGCACCGCATCCCCGTGGCTGACGCCGGCGGTGACCGCGCCGTGGTGGCCGGTGGTCATCACGTCCGACAGGGCCAGCAGCGACGGGAGGAGCGCGGAGTCGGCGGCCACCGGCAGCTTCACCAGGGTGCCGTCCGCATGCGGGACGCGGACGGCTTCGCCCTGCCCGCCGTCGACGCCGTCGAATCCGTACCGGCCGCCGTTGCGGCACGAGATGTGCAGGCCCTTGGCGCAGTAGTCGCACGTGTTGTCGCTGTAGGTGAACGGGGCGACGACCAGGTCGCCCGTCTTCAGGCCGGTCACGTCGGCGCCGGTCTCCTCTACGACGCCGAGGAACTCATGACCCATGGGGCGGCCGGTGTCAGTGGCGGGCATCGACTGGTAGGGCCACAGGTCGCTGCCGCACACGCACGTGGCCAACGTGCGCACCACGGCGTCGGTCGTCTTCACGATCTTCGGGTCGGGCCGGTCCTCGACGTGGATGTCTCCGGCTCCGTACATCACTGCTGCACGCATAGGGGTGCTACTCCAAATGGGGGGCTGCAAATGGGGGGCTGCCGTGCCTAGCGCCGGCGGGGGTGAGGTCAGCGTTCGAGCATCTGTGCCTGGGCTTCGGTGTGGGTGTTTCCTGCGGCGGGCGGCAGGCTGCTGAGCTTGTCGAGCTGCTCGCTCGTCAGCGTGATGGCGTCGGCGGCGGTGTTCTCCTCGACGCGGCTGACCCGCTTGGTGCCGGGGATCGGGGCGATGTCGTCGCCCTGGGCGAGCAGCCAGGCCAGGGCCACCTGCGCGGGCGTGGCGCCGACTTCGGCGGCCACGGCCTGCACCTCGTCGGCGATCGCCAGGTTGCTCTGGAAGTTCTCGCCCGTGAAGCGCGGGTTGTCGCGCCGGAAGTCGGAGGCGTCAAACTGATCGGTGGAACGCACGGTGCCCGTCAGGAAGCCGCGCCCCAGCGGGGAGAACGGCACCAGGCCGATGTTCAGCTCCCGCAGGACGGGCAGGACGCGCTCCTCGATCCCGCGCGTCCACAGCGAGTACTCCGACTGCACCGCGGTGACCGGCTGGACGGCGTGGGCGCGGCGGATCGTGTCCGGCCCGGCCTCCGAGAGACCGAACGCGCGCACCTTGCCCTCGGCGATCAGCTCCGCGACCGCGCCGGCGGTCTCCTCGATCGGCGTGTTCGGGTCCACTCGGTGCTGGTAGTACAGGTCGATGTGGTCGGTGCCGAGCCGCTTCAGGGAGCCTTCGACGGCGGTGCGGATGTTGGCCGGGCTGGAGTCCAGGTTCCAGGCGCCGTCACCACCGTGGGAGACCAGGCCGAACTTCGTGGCCAGCACCACCTGGTCCCGGCGTCCCTTCAAGGCCCGTCCGAGCAGTTCCTCGTTGGCGTAGGGGCCGTAGATCTCGGCGGTGTCGATGAGCGTGACGCCCAGCTCCAGCGCCCGGTGCACGGTCCTGATCGACTCCGCCTCGTCGGTGCCGGAACCGGTGTAGCCGTGGGACATCCCCATTGCGCCCAGGCCGATCCGGGAAACCTCCAGGTCACGCAGCTTGATGTACCGCATCTCGCCCTCTCCGGTTCGTGTCGTTGCCCGGCCCCTCCCGCTCGCCCGACCCCGCAGGTCGTGCCTGCTGTGGTTCGGGCGGCGGCCGGGTGTCGGCATGTTGCTCATTCACCTTCGCCCGGATGGCGCCGGTGTGGCAGGGCGGGCTCTTCGGGGGTAATGACAGGGCCCCCCACTGACCCGCGCAGCGGGTGCCCAGCGGGCGAGACTGGAGTCATGGCATCCGAGAGCGCGAACAGCGAGGGCGCCGAGCTGGGCCGCTACCTGCGCGCCCGCCGCACCCAGACCAGCCCCGAACACGTCGGCCTCACCGTCGGCGCCGGTATCCGTCGCACCCCCGGGCTGCGCCGCGAGGAGCTGGCCACCCTCGCCGGCATCAGCATCGACTACTACGTGCGCCTGGAACGCGGCAAGGAGACCCGCCCCAGCCCCGCCGTCCTCGACTCGCTCGCCCGCGCCCTGCGCATGGACGACCAGGAGCACCAGCACCTGCGCGAGCTCGCCGCCCGAGCAGCCCGCTACGCCCCCGAACCCCCGCCCGTCCCCAGCCGCACCGTACGCCCCCACCTCAAGCTGCTGCTCGAATCACTGCGCCCGAACCCGGCCTACGTCATCAGCCGCAGCATGGACATGCTGGCCTGTAACCCCGGCGGCCTCGCCCTGTACACGGGCCTGGATGACTGGCCGGTCAAGCACCGCAACCTGGCTCGCTACCTCTTCCTGCACCCCGCAGCCCGGGATCTGTTCACCGACTGGGACCGGCAGATCACCGCCTGCGTCGCACGCCTGCGCGCCATCGCAGGAACCGCCCCCGACGCACCCGACCTGACCAACCTCGTCGGCGAACTCCTCCTCAAAAGCCCCGACTTCGCCGGCCTGTGGGAACGTTACGAAGTGACCGGGCGCAAACCCGCATACAAAACCTTCCAGCACCCCCTGGTTGGAAAGCTCACACTCACCTCGCAGTCACTGCACGTAGAAGGCACCCCGGGCCAACGCATCGGCGTCTACACCGCCGAACCCGGAACCCCCGACCACGACGCCCTTCTCCTGCTCGACATGACCGCACCGCGATCGGCGCAACGCCCCGCGCCCACCCCGAAAGTCACAGGTCAGCAGCCATAAGCCCGACGTACCTCCGCCACGAAGGTGCACCCACGGCATCCGCCTCATGACCGCCGCCCTCACATGCACCGTGAGGAAATGCCATGTCGCTGAGACAACGCAGATGGATGTCGAGCCCGAGGACGAGGCGAGCGCGGCCTGGGTGGAGTGGCGCGCCCTGGGCCGGACGTGTGGGCGCCGCCCGGGTGGGTCAGAGCGGCTTCAGACACATCACCGGCGCCTGACCTACTGTGGCGTAAGACCCTCGTGGTCTGCCGCGGCTGCCACGAGGACATCCACGCTGGCCGGGCGACCTCATCCACCCGGAAAGGATCACTGGAGAGCGGTGTGCCGGGAAACCGGCCCGCACCGTTCGGGAAGGGGCCGTCGGAAAAGGACGCGCGCCAGGAGTACCTCGCCGGCGGCCTACTCCACTGGCCCGCTGGACCGCTACCGGTGTCGTCGGACGGATCCGTTGCCGGCTCCGCAAACGGATCTGCCGCGACATGAGCAAGGCCCCCGGAGCGGTCGCCACCGCCATCGACTCCCAGTCGGTCAAGGCCGCCGAGACCGTCGGCCGCGACTCCCGCGGCCCCAAGCCCGGCCGAGCAACCAGAACTTGGCGGATCCCGCACCGCCCGACCCCAAGATCTTCATCGGCCTTCTAGGCGGCGTGGCTTCGGATGTAGGCGATGGCGGCGTTGAGGCCGGCACGGAGCGGGGCGACGTCGCGACGGGTCTCGGTGAGGAGCAGACCGCCCTGGAGGGCAGTGAGGGCGACCAGCGCGAGCTGATCGGGGTCGGCGTCGGGACGGAGCTCGCCGCGGTCGCGCATGGAGGCCAGGCCGTCGCGGATGGCGCTCTCCCAGCGAGCGAATCCGGTGACGAGGAGCTTTCGGGCCTCTTCGTCGGCGTCGGCGAGCTCGCCGGCCAGTGAACCGATCGGGCAGCCTCCCCGGCAGTCGCGCTGCTGCTGCAGATCGATCAGCAGGTCCCGCCATGCCTCCAGGGCGCCGAAGGAGTCGAGCCGGCCGAGGAGAGGCTGCTGGGCGTCGAGAACCTGTTGCGTCTGGTGCACGATGACCGCGCGGACCAGCCTGTTCTTGTCGTTGAAGTAGTGGTAGAGCTGCGAGTTGCTGACCCCGGCACTCTCCCGGACGTCCTCGGTGCTGGTGCCGGCGACGCCGCGCTCGAACATCAAATCGGCGGCGGCCTGCACGATCCGGGCGCGTGTCGCCCGGCCCTTGGCTGTCAACCGGGCCTCGTCCTCCGACATCAATGGGCGTTGCGTCATGTACGGAAGAGTAAACCGTTCTGGCCTTGACAGGCCATTTTTGGGAGAGCAAGGATTGGCTTGGTCAGGCCAAAAAACTGGAAGCCGCTGCCGCTGCCGCCACTGATCGTCCAGCGGGAGCGCGCAAGCGGCCCGATACCAGGAGAAACTTCATGACCACGCAGACTGGCTCGATCGCCGACCAGGTCACCCGGCTCAAGACCGCCATGGCCGGGCAGGCGCCGGTGGAGGTTCTGGCGGTCTTCGAGGCCGAACAGGCTGAGCTGAACACGGCAGGAGTGCCCGCCACCGCCGCAGCCCCCGGCACCAGGTTGCCCGACGTGGAACTGATCACCGCAGAGGGATCACTGGTCTCACTTCACACCGTGACCGGCGGCCGTCCGGCAGTGATCGTCTTCTATCGAGGCGCCTGGTGCCCCTACTGCAACATCGCGTTGAAGACCTACCAGGACCAGCTGCTCCCGGCTCTGGCCGAGCGGGGCGCGGCCCTGGTGGCCGTCAGCCCGCAAAGGCCGGACGGCTCGCTGACCATGCAGCAGAAGCACGCGCTGGAGTTCCCGGTTCTTTCCGATCCGGGCAATGCCCTTGCCGGGGCGCTCGGAATCCTCACCGCTCCGACCGCGGGAGCACGAGAGGCCCAGGCCAAGGTCGGCCTGGATCTCACCAGCGAGAACGCCGACGGCACCCACACGGTGCCGATGCCCACCGTCGTCATCACCGACGCCAACCACACGGTGCGTTGGATCGACATCCACCCCGACTACACCGCTCGCAGCGAGCCCGCCGCCATCCTCGCAGCCCTTGACGCGGCCCAGTAGGAAACGAACACCCAGCTGTGCCCCCAGGGTCTCCCTGTATCGGTGACGGCCTCGCGCCGTCGGGGCAGACGCCCTTTCACGGGACGTGGAGACGCCGGAACCGCGCCGCTCTCTCGTGAGGCCTCACGGCCGGGGAGATTCCCAGGCGTCTGCCCGGCGTCCGCATGCCCCGTGAAACCCACCACCGTGAGGGCGCCGCTCTATCGCGAGGCCTCATGGGCCCGGGGCCTTACAGGCGTCCGTCACACAGACAGCCCAGAAGCCCAGCTGCGGCCCTCTGGAGCCACCTTCACTACGGATTAGGGGCCTGATGCGAACCGTCCCTACTGCGTCTGCCAGTAACAAGCACCCCTTCCGCCGTCGACCGAAAGGTCACGTCCGTTGGAGCGGTGAGCCGACGGCCGCACAGCGGCGACGCTTGTGGGGCCCCGACTCCCCGGTCGGCTTCCGGGGAGTCGGGCGGTACGCACAGGAGTCGTCGAGGGCGGGGTGGTTTCACAGGGTCCTGAGTGCCGCGACGGACGGAGCCGCCAGGGGGCCGCCGTGGCCGACGTACACCGCGGTCGGCGCGTGGTCGGCGACGGCACGCATGCTGCGGACGGCGGCGTCCAGGTCCGTGGCGAACATGGGCTTGCGTGCGATCCGGGCTCGCATGAGGCCGCCGGAGAGGGCGTCGCCGGCCAGGATGCTGTTGTCGGGGAGGAGGATGCAGACGGATCCGGGGGTGTGGCCGGGGGTCACGAAGGACCGGCCGATTCCTCCGAACCGGGTCAGGTTCTCTTCGTCGTCGAGGATGATGTCGGGTTCGATCGCCGGGATTTCGGCCTTGGCGAGCATGGCCTTCATGAGCCGGGGCAACAGGCTGGTGGGTTGCAGGTCGACCCGCCCGCCGCGTCGGAGCTGGTCCGCGTCGTCGCGGTGGATGGCGATGGGCGCCCCGGTGGCCTCGCGCAGGTCCAGCGCTGAACCGCTGTGGTCGGCGTGGTGGTGGGTGAGCACGACGAGTCGGATGTCTGCGGGGCGCAGGCTCGCGTCGGCGATCTGCTCGAGCATCGCGGGGGCTCGCCCGGCGACGCCGGTGTCCACGATCATGGCGCCTTTCTCGTCGGTGACGAGAAAGGCGGACGAGGCGACGTTCTTGACGGTGTAGACGGTCATGGCTTCTCCGGGAGAGGTGATGCTGTCGGAGTGCGAGGGCGTGTGGGCTGGTCCGAGTGTGGTTCGGGGTGATGCTTGCCGGGGCTGGCCGACAGCAGTGGGCTCGCCGGCCGGCGGTCGTGCGTCAGGTCATCCACCGTTGGCTGCGGCCTGCGCAGACGGTTCGCGGTGTCGGGTCGAGGGGGGCGTCGTGATGTGCAGCGCCGGCAGGCCGCGGCGACGGATCATGAACTCGGCCATGACGATGTTGGGAAGCCAGCACAGGAAAGGCAGGGGGGCGTAGGCCTGCGTCAGGATGGCGTCGAAGGGGTCTGCGCCGTGTGTGAAGGGCACCTGGGCGAGGATCAGCACTCCGAACCATGACCGCAGGGTGACCGCCGCGTAGGTGAGCGCGAAGTTGCGGAGCATCCAGGCCTGATGACTGCGGATGTCACGCTCGCGGATGGCCTTGTAGCCGCGCCAGGCCGTCCATCCCCACAGCACCGACAGTGAGCCGAAGCCGAAGAAGCCCAGCAGGCCCACCGAGCTGAACATCGACATCACGAACCCGGAGACCGAGCCGATCGCAACGCTGACCAGGTACGCCTGGCCGATGGCACGGTGGACTCGCGGGCTGCGGTTGCGCAGCCGCTTGGAGAACTGCCAGGGGCCCAGGGCCAGGGACAGTCCTGCGAAGACGATGTGGGCGTAGAAGGCCGCGCGGATCGGCAGCGCCCGGGACGCGTAGTCGGCCGCCAGCCCGACGTGCTCGTGCGCCAGGGAGTCGAGAGTGCCCTGGGCGTACTGGCCCACGAAGTAGCCGGTGATCGCCAGCGAGGAGAGGGCCACCCAGGCCCAGCTCCACGGTGAACCCCCTGGCCGGGAGCGCCCTTTGGCGGGTGCGGGGGGTGCGATGGAAGTCATCCGAACTCCTCGTGTCCTCGTGCCACTCCAATGTGAATGCCTCTAACATAGCAGCAATGTTAGAATCGGTAACATGAAATCCGCTCCAGATGCCCGAGCCACCTCCGATGTGCGGGTGGCCGACGCGGCCGGTAAGGAAAAGAAGCAGGTGACACGCGCGACGTACCACCACGGCGCTTTGCGGCAGGCACTGATCGACGGAGCCCGGGAGATCCTTGCCGAACGAGGGCACGAGCAGTTCAGTCTCAACGAGGTGGCCCGCCGAGCCGGTGTGAGCACCGCCGCGCCATACCGCCACTTCAGCGGCAAGGACGAGCTTCTGGCCGCAGTGGCCGAGCAGGGCTACAGCACACTGGTCGACAGCCTGAAGAGGGCGGTGGCGGACACGGCTGATGCGCGCGAGCGGCTGCTGCGTCTGGCCGGGGCGTACGTGCGTTTCGCGCACGAGCATCCCGACCTGTTCGTCACGATGTTCCGCAGCCAGCCGGGTGCCGACCCGGTCGGTCACGACTCCTTCGAGGTGCTCCTGCGCGCCGTCGTCGACGCCCAGGCGGCCGCACTCGTCCCCGCGAAGCCGTCACCCGAGCTGATGGCCAGGTCCCTCTGGGCCACTCTGCACGGCCTTGCGGTGCTCAGCCTGCGTCAGCCCCACCAGCGGTTCGGCATGGACGAACCACCGGAAGACCTCGCCACCAGCACCCTGTCCGCGATCTTCGGACTGTAGCCAGGCCGCCGCCAGGGCCGTGAGGCTTCGACGGCATACCTGCGGGGGGGGTGCCCCTATGACTTTGGTCAAGGGGTGATCGGGGTTGGGGGTTGGTAGAAGGTGCCGTCGCGGAGCATGGCGAAGAGCACGTCGGCCCGACGTCTGGCGAGGCAGAGGAGGGCTTGGGTGTGGTGCTTTCCCTGGGCGATCTTCTTGTCGTAGTAGGTGCGGGAGGTCGGGTCGGCCAGGGCAGCGAAGGCGGAGAGGAAGAAAGCCCGCTTGAGCTGCTTGTTTCCCCGGCGGGAGGGCTGTTCGCCGCGGATCGAGGAGCCCGAGCTTCTCGTTGCCGGGGCGAGGCCGGCGTA is a genomic window of Streptomyces griseochromogenes containing:
- a CDS encoding DUF2306 domain-containing protein, producing MTSIAPPAPAKGRSRPGGSPWSWAWVALSSLAITGYFVGQYAQGTLDSLAHEHVGLAADYASRALPIRAAFYAHIVFAGLSLALGPWQFSKRLRNRSPRVHRAIGQAYLVSVAIGSVSGFVMSMFSSVGLLGFFGFGSLSVLWGWTAWRGYKAIRERDIRSHQAWMLRNFALTYAAVTLRSWFGVLILAQVPFTHGADPFDAILTQAYAPLPFLCWLPNIVMAEFMIRRRGLPALHITTPPSTRHREPSAQAAANGG
- a CDS encoding TetR/AcrR family transcriptional regulator, which codes for MKSAPDARATSDVRVADAAGKEKKQVTRATYHHGALRQALIDGAREILAERGHEQFSLNEVARRAGVSTAAPYRHFSGKDELLAAVAEQGYSTLVDSLKRAVADTADARERLLRLAGAYVRFAHEHPDLFVTMFRSQPGADPVGHDSFEVLLRAVVDAQAAALVPAKPSPELMARSLWATLHGLAVLSLRQPHQRFGMDEPPEDLATSTLSAIFGL
- a CDS encoding MBL fold metallo-hydrolase, with product MTVYTVKNVASSAFLVTDEKGAMIVDTGVAGRAPAMLEQIADASLRPADIRLVVLTHHHADHSGSALDLREATGAPIAIHRDDADQLRRGGRVDLQPTSLLPRLMKAMLAKAEIPAIEPDIILDDEENLTRFGGIGRSFVTPGHTPGSVCILLPDNSILAGDALSGGLMRARIARKPMFATDLDAAVRSMRAVADHAPTAVYVGHGGPLAAPSVAALRTL